One stretch of Brevibacillus laterosporus DNA includes these proteins:
- the pxpA gene encoding 5-oxoprolinase subunit PxpA: MYRVDLNCDLGESFGAYRMGNDEEILAFISSANIACGYHAGDPSTMRHTVQMALEKGVAIGAHPGLPDLIGFGRRTMDISQREAHDIVLYQMGALHAFVKAQGGIMHHVKPHGALYNMAAQNDSLAEAIAEAVYSLDTELILYGLSGSRLVKAAEKIGLRSAHEVFADRTYQNDGSLTSRRQPNAVLTDTDEAVSQVIRMVKEGKVTSQQGTDVMIKADTVCIHGDGVHALSFAKQIRSQLENEQITIETVSHQT; the protein is encoded by the coding sequence ATGTATCGCGTAGATTTGAATTGTGATTTGGGAGAGAGCTTTGGTGCTTATCGGATGGGGAACGATGAGGAAATTCTGGCTTTCATCAGCTCAGCAAATATCGCCTGTGGCTATCATGCAGGAGATCCATCTACCATGCGTCATACGGTTCAAATGGCGCTGGAAAAAGGGGTAGCTATTGGAGCACACCCAGGTTTACCTGATTTAATCGGTTTTGGACGCCGTACGATGGACATTTCACAACGTGAGGCACATGATATAGTGCTATATCAGATGGGAGCCCTACATGCCTTTGTTAAAGCGCAAGGGGGGATTATGCACCATGTAAAGCCACATGGAGCCTTGTACAATATGGCGGCACAAAATGACAGCTTGGCGGAAGCAATAGCAGAAGCTGTATATAGCTTAGATACAGAGCTAATCTTGTACGGTTTGTCAGGAAGTCGATTGGTGAAGGCGGCTGAGAAGATTGGTTTACGCAGTGCACATGAGGTTTTTGCCGATCGTACCTATCAAAATGATGGATCACTTACCTCACGCCGACAGCCTAATGCCGTTCTAACTGACACGGATGAGGCAGTTAGCCAAGTCATTCGAATGGTTAAAGAGGGCAAAGTCACCTCCCAACAAGGAACAGATGTCATGATTAAAGCTGATACAGTATGCATTCACGGCGATGGTGTTCACGCCCTATCTTTTGCCAAACAAATCCGTTCACAGTTAGAAAATGAACAGATCACGATTGAAACGGTGTCACATCAAACATAG
- a CDS encoding DUF969 domain-containing protein, translating into MLSLIGILIVIVGFALRFNPLLVVTVAGIATGLAGNLSFEQIVITFGEAFEKNRYLSLFILTLPIIGLLERYGLKEQSQRLIRKVKAATTGRLLILYLFVREVTAMMGLTSLGGHAQMVRPLVAPMAEGAAENKHGQLPKELSDKIKAQSAATDNVGLFFGEDIFIAFGAVLLMHGFFQQNGISLEPLQIAVWGIPTAIAAFLIHGTRLYLFDGKIKRYMEESK; encoded by the coding sequence ATGTTATCACTGATCGGGATTCTAATCGTTATTGTCGGTTTCGCTTTGCGCTTTAATCCGTTACTTGTTGTTACAGTGGCGGGAATTGCTACGGGGCTAGCAGGAAATTTATCGTTTGAACAAATAGTTATTACGTTCGGAGAAGCTTTTGAAAAAAATCGCTATTTATCGTTGTTCATTCTAACTTTACCAATTATTGGGTTATTGGAGCGGTACGGTTTAAAGGAGCAGTCGCAACGATTGATTCGTAAAGTAAAAGCAGCGACTACAGGTCGACTGTTGATTTTGTATCTGTTTGTGCGGGAAGTGACTGCCATGATGGGACTAACTAGCTTGGGTGGACATGCTCAGATGGTACGCCCATTGGTGGCACCGATGGCAGAAGGAGCAGCCGAAAATAAGCACGGCCAACTGCCCAAGGAACTAAGCGACAAAATTAAAGCACAATCGGCAGCTACGGATAATGTAGGTTTATTTTTTGGAGAAGACATTTTTATTGCTTTTGGAGCCGTTCTGTTAATGCATGGATTTTTCCAACAGAATGGTATCTCGCTCGAACCGCTTCAGATCGCAGTATGGGGAATTCCTACGGCAATTGCGGCCTTCCTGATTCATGGAACAAGATTATATTTATTTGATGGAAAAATCAAAAGATATATGGAAGAAAGCAAATAA
- a CDS encoding DUF979 domain-containing protein, with the protein MLIKLDFIYYLAGAFLVIIAVLAWRDKSNSRRFTTSLFWALFAFSFLGGKLVSSLVMGIVVLLMALIAGLGGVRLGSYQQTTDEQRETSAKRFGNRLFIPALLIPIVTVIGSVLLKNVKIGEIFLLDQQNVTLVSLGVACLVSLVVAMGITKTKGIQPVKESRRLLDAIGWAAVLPQMLATLGALFGAAGVGKVIADLVSSAIPVDNRFLVVVAYVLGMALFTMVMGNAFAAFPVMTAGIGLPLLVQMHGGNPAVLGAIGMFSGYCGTLLTPMAANFNIVPAALLDLPDKNAVIKAQAPTALLLLGINIFLMYYLLF; encoded by the coding sequence ATGTTAATCAAATTGGATTTTATCTATTATCTTGCAGGCGCTTTTCTTGTCATTATTGCTGTTCTAGCGTGGAGAGATAAAAGCAATTCTCGCCGTTTCACCACGTCCCTTTTCTGGGCGTTATTTGCCTTTTCCTTTCTAGGAGGTAAGCTGGTTTCCTCACTAGTGATGGGGATTGTCGTGTTGCTGATGGCGCTTATTGCTGGTTTGGGCGGGGTTCGACTGGGATCGTATCAACAAACAACGGATGAACAAAGAGAGACGAGCGCTAAACGTTTTGGGAATCGATTGTTTATCCCTGCTTTATTGATACCAATTGTTACAGTGATTGGTAGCGTGTTGTTGAAAAATGTAAAAATAGGTGAAATCTTTTTACTCGATCAACAGAATGTTACACTGGTGAGCTTGGGAGTAGCCTGCTTAGTATCGTTGGTGGTAGCGATGGGGATTACGAAAACGAAAGGCATTCAGCCAGTAAAAGAGTCGCGTCGCTTGCTGGATGCGATTGGTTGGGCAGCTGTTTTACCTCAAATGCTAGCCACACTAGGAGCGTTATTTGGAGCAGCGGGAGTGGGTAAAGTGATTGCTGACTTAGTAAGCTCTGCGATCCCGGTAGATAATCGTTTTCTTGTAGTCGTCGCTTACGTACTGGGAATGGCCTTGTTCACGATGGTTATGGGTAATGCTTTTGCAGCCTTTCCGGTCATGACTGCTGGTATTGGTCTACCTTTGTTAGTGCAAATGCATGGTGGAAATCCAGCTGTGTTAGGGGCAATTGGTATGTTTTCTGGTTATTGTGGCACATTGCTTACCCCGATGGCAGCTAATTTTAATATCGTGCCAGCAGCCCTACTAGATTTACCTGATAAAAATGCAGTCATAAAAGCGCAGGCTCCAACTGCTTTGCTACTGTTGGGTATTAATATCTTTTTGATGTACTACTTGTTGTTCTAG